A genomic stretch from Helianthus annuus cultivar XRQ/B chromosome 1, HanXRQr2.0-SUNRISE, whole genome shotgun sequence includes:
- the LOC110936114 gene encoding uncharacterized protein LOC110936114 has protein sequence MGSKEEQRAALYQKFKELGSVSHSDAVNKTSIVVEAANYIEELKHKVEKLDEDIMSSNEATSIPMKATVETLDKGFRINVFSEEDCPGLLVSILEAFEELGLDVRDANISCSNKFHLQAIGELLKNEGHVDDIDAQVVKRTVLKAIKYWSDSNGEDDEHSGFPKIFFGLFVFFMFAVGLFVVI, from the exons ATGGGCTCTAAGGAGGAACAAAGAGCAGCTTTATATCAGAAGTTCAAAGAACTTGGCTCGGTTTCCCATTCCGATGCG GTAAACAAAACATCAATTGTCGTGGAGGCCGCAAATTATATCGAAGAACTCAAGCATAAGGTAGAAAAACTAGATGAAGATATCATGAGTTCGAATGAAGCTACTTCAATACCTATG AAAGCCACAGTTGAAACCCTAGATAAGGGTTTTCGAATTAACGTCTTCTCAGAAGAGGATTGCCCCGGTCTACTTGTCTCTATTCTTGAAGCATTTGAAGAGCTTGGACTTGATGTGCGTGATGCTAACATATCTTGTTCCAATAAGTTCCATCTCCAAGCCATAGGCGAA TTATTGAAGAATGAGGGACATGTTGATGACATAGATGCTCAGGTGGTGAAACGAACTGTTTTGAAAGCTATTAAGTACTGGAGTGACAGCAACGGCGAAGA TGATGAGCACAGTGGATTTCCCAAGATCTTCtttggtttgtttgttttcttCATGTTTGCAGTAGGTTTGTTTGTAGTAATATGA